A single genomic interval of Capricornis sumatraensis isolate serow.1 chromosome 11, serow.2, whole genome shotgun sequence harbors:
- the TGS1 gene encoding trimethylguanosine synthase codes for MYCEKWRPVAEMCLFLEDLREGSRILCLCSRAFVEDRKLYNLGLKGYYVKDDDSSAGEQVAEEEEGGHSQGPAEPHDNRCPDPDESELDSEAELMRSMGLPLQFGRMSAHKNFEESMNTRKKVKIMKKKKKKYQKKYLDEIKRESWRQCEEDDISASDDPSSSENENTRKYKVQSQKDIEAESFPVENTVGPKLEITEMWEKYWNEYGGGLLWQSWQEKHADQTLCPEPWNVPDTKEEWEQHYSQMYWYYLEQFQYWESQGWTFDASQSRDTDLGGSKIEVNNKKDENHMKADELFPPSLSVGSESSSSSDKDHSEILNGISNISLNSEKVEQRQLDPSLSCDGRQCLSEVPSRRECPASGHSERSHGGTMESSSSGSRSTDQPAQDSQESSEANTVRDRCHHSGTDGDESGDDPPEEKRSKLKRSHELDLDENPDSNFDNDGSLLGFKHGSGQKYGGISNFSRRRVRYLQKNMKQKSKSLDMRRQINMKNKHIFFTEESDKTGFKKSRTLSKVEKFLKWVKEPVDEEASPESVSHNNVQDTCTSSGSEEPEVSVEKGDDPVERSEAEPGQHPAVCPAGEVGAEKHNGTSPEAAGTDTEGCVPQAASDPRQEEAAGERKKKKKKKKNKKGLSLPPEIAAVPELVKYWAQRYRLFSRFDDGIKLDREGWFSVTPEKIAKHIAGRVSQSLESGTVVDAFCGVGGNTIQFALTGKRVIAIDIDPVKIDLARNNAEIYGVVDKIEFICGDFLQLASSLKADIVFLSPPWGGPDYATAEIFDISTMMSPDGFEIFRLSQKITNNIVFFLPRNADIDQVASLAGPGGQVEIEQNFLNNRLKTITAYFGDLIRRSTSES; via the exons ATGTACTGCGAGAAGTGGAGACCTGTGGCGGAGATGTGTCTCTTCCTCGAAGACCTGCGGGAGGGCTCGCGCATCCTCTGCCTCTGCTCGCGGGCGTTTGTGGA AGATCGGAAATTGTACAATTTGGGACTAAAAGGCTACTATGTTAAAGACGATGACAGCAGTGCAG GAGAACAAGTCgcggaagaggaggaaggaggccaCTCCCAGGGCCCTGCAGAGCCCCACGACAACAGATGCCCAGACCCAGATGAGAGTGAACTGGATTCCGAGGCTGAACTCATGAGGAGTATGGGATTGCCCCTTCAATTCGGTAGGATGTCCGCACATAAGAATTTTGAG GAATCTATGAAtactaggaaaaaagttaaaataatgaaaaagaaaaagaaaaaatatcaaaagaagtACTTAGATGAGATTAAGAGAGAATCCTGGAGACAATGTGAAGAAGATGACATTTCGGCTTCGGACGATCCTTCTTCATCTGAGAATGAGAACACTAGAAAGTACAAAGTTCAAAGCCAAAAAGACATTGAGGCTGAAAGTTTTCCCGTTGAAAACACAGTAGGTCCAAAGCTGGAAATTACAGAGATGTGGGAAAAGTACTGGAATGAATATGGTGGAGGACTGCTGTGGCAAAGCTGGCAAGAGAAACATGCAGATCAGACCCTGTGTCCAGAAccatggaatgttccagacaCAAAGGAGGAGTGGGAGCAGCACTACAGTCAGATGTATTGGTACTATCTGGAACAGTTTCAGTACTGGGAATCTCAGGGCTGGACTTTTGATGCCTCACAAAGCCGAGATACAGACCTTGGTGGGTCTAAAATAGAagttaacaacaaaaaagacgaAAATCATATGAAAGCAGATGAACTTTTTCCCCCATCTTTATCCGTTGGCAGCGAAAGCTCTAGTTCAAGTGATAAAGATCATAGTGAAATTCTCAATGGAATTAGTAACATAAGTCTGAATTCAGAGAAAGTAGAACAGAGACAACTAGATCCCTCCCTAAGTTGTGATGGACGTCAGTGTTTGAGTGAAGTTCCCAGCAGAAGAGAATGCCCTGCTTCTGGCCACAGTGAACGGAGTCATGGAGGAACCATGGAAAGCAGCTCGTCTGGGAGCAGAAGCACAGACCAGCCAGCTCAGG ATTCACAGGAGTCCTCAGAAGCAAACACAGTCAGAGACAGATGCCACCACAGTGGCACTGATGGGGATGAGAGTGGAGATGATCCGCCTGAAGAGAAGCGAAGCAAACTGAAGAGGAG tCATGAGCTGGACCTCGATGAAAACCCGGACTCAAACTTTGACAACGATGGTTCTCTTCTAGGATTCAAGCACGGCTCAGGGCAAAA ATACGGAGGAATTTCAAACTTCAGTCGCCGGCGGGTGAGGTATCTGCAGAAGAACATGAAGCAGAAGTCAAAGTCCTTGGACATGAGACGACAAATCAACATGAAAAACAAGCACATCTTCTTCACTGAAGAGTCAGATAAAACTGGTTTTAAGAAAAGCAGAACTTTGAGTAAG GTAGAAAAATTTCTAAAGTGGGTTAAGGAACCAGTGGATGAAGAAGCATCGCCAGAGTCGGTTTCTCATAACAACGTGCAAGACACTTGCACGAGCAGTGGCTCAGAGGAACCAGAAGTGTCTGTTGAGAAGGGGGATGACCCAGTGGAAAGGAGTGAGGCAGAGCCTGGACAGCATCCTGCTGTGTGTCCAGCCGGGGAAGTAGGGGCAGAGAAGCATAACGGGACCAGCCCAGAAGCTGCCGGGACAGATACAGAGGGCTGTGTGCCCCAGGCTGCTTCGGACCCTCGCCAGGAAGAGGCTGCAGGTGAGCGT aagaagaagaaaaagaaaaagaagaacaaaaagggGCTGAGTCTGCCCCCTGAGATTGCTGCCGTGCCTGAGCTTGTGAAGTACTGGGCTCAGAGGTACAGGCTCTTCTCCCGTTTTGACGATGGGATTAAATTAGACAGAG AGGGCTGGTTTTCAGTTACTCCTGAGAAGATCGCCAAGCATATCGCGGGCAGAGTCAGCCAGTCCTTGGAGAGTGGCACCGTTGTGGACGCCTTCTGCGGAGTTGGAGGGAATACCATTCAGTTTGCTCTAACAGGGAAGAGAG TGATTGCCATCGATATTGATCCTGTTAAGATCGATCTTGCTCGCAATAATGCAGAAATTTACGGCGTAGTGGACAAGATCGAGTTCATCTGTGGAGATTTCCTGCAATTGGCGTCTAGTCTAAAGGCTGACATCGTGTTTCTCAGCCCACCTTGGGGAGGACCGGACTACGCCACTGCCGAGATCTTCGACATCAGCACCATGATGTCTCCTGACGG CTTTGAAATTTTCAGACTTTCCCAGAAGATCACTAATAATATcgttttttttcttccaagaaatgcTGATATCGACCAG GTGGCATCCTTGGCTGGGCCTGGAGGGCAAGTGGAAATAGAACAAAACTTTCTTAATAATAGATTGAAGACAATCACTGCTTATTTTGGGGACCTGATCCGAAGATCAACCTCTGAATCATAA